In the genome of Aedes aegypti strain LVP_AGWG chromosome 2, AaegL5.0 Primary Assembly, whole genome shotgun sequence, the window ttttcgataggttctgaccccaacggaatccggaataactccggaaccattaGGTGAACCGGTTCCGTTTTGCGGCCCTTGCAAATTTAGACAAATCTGGATCGCTTGCCATTGGTTTCAAGAAAATCGGTTGGAAAATGACTTTTTAACAGCTGATTGAAGATTTCAAAATACTCAGAAACAGACGTTGGGTACGCATAGGTTAATACCACGTAAACATAAATACTTTACATGAATAAACATGGTTTGagtaattgaaatttgtattatttctccttttaataaaaaaaaaaaaacaatacgatgCAAGATTACAAAACTTTTAACAGGGCCAGGTTTGCTTCAACTTCTTTGTAATTTACTAATGGGACTAAtatgcgggtactttcaatatgggacgcacatgatttggtattttttttcgcattttgtccatacaaaaattcaattttaagcatGATTTCATAAAGTACACTAAACATAAACACCATTCATGAAGTTAACTAAAAAATGGttaaaatccatatgggactgttatgcgagtatgggcagtgtacACCCGcatgaaacgcgaggcagcaaagtttggattggtggtgaatgctgccaagacaaagtacatgctagctggtggggccgagcgcgacagggctcgcctaggtagcagtgttacgatagacggggatacgttcgagatggtcgacgaattcgtctacctccaCAAGAAGTagtggtcaaaaaagattcacacccgcaccaaatgtaccatgtacaaaacgctcataaggccagtagtcctctacgggtatGAAACGTGGACttacaagcacttggagtcttcgaacgtcggatgcttaggacgatctttggcggtgtgcaggaaaacagtatgtggcggcgaaggatgaaccacgagctcgcccaactcaacggcgaacccagtatcaagaaggtggccaaagctggaaggatacgatatgggcagggcatgttgcaagaatgccggacagcaaccctgcaaagatggtgttcgcttcggatccggttggtacaagaaggcgtggagcgcagcgagctaggtgggcggatccaagggtggaactggcggctctttattgctaccccgacgtgtcgctggttctaaaatgtaaacaaccatacaaaataacgaccaaacaatggtgacggcgtaatcaattttctcgcaaACATCTTTTTCGggaatttagcagaattttctgattaaattgccaacagcgcactgcagtagcacgtagcaaataactgcttgcaaacaatttctttcaagcgcattgattacctgtaattttgcgaagaatgatttttacttttccgcgttaagccttaaaactggttctggacttaggttggcggcttttcaattttactcccagttgacagccgccctccacccttgggcggatcaagtgcgtatcgacttggcgagcgtggggcagaaccgaggatggagagaagcggccacgaaccgagtattgtggcgtgaaattgttgattcagtgttatctgtttagatgttaactaaataaatgaaaaaatgaacaCATACTAAGTGAGGTACTGACATGCAGGGGACGAAATTTAAGTTTGGAAAACGATGACCTATAAAAATTGTATAACCGTAGATCTCACATTACTCAACAATACCCTGTGTGTGCAACCTGTTCAAAAAAGACTTGATAATTTAAAAGCTAGATTCAACAACATCTGAGCTTTACAAATCATGACTCGTTCATTATGTATTACTAGGGCGCTTATAATTAATTTTAACAGCTGAACCGTTCGGTTAAATCAAAATACCGTATTTCCGTCAAAATCTTAAAGATTCCGTTgattttttcctaaaattttataaaatcacCGTACTCTATTAATTTACTTTACCGAACTGCTGaacagctgttgagatttcaccggaatccgtcAAATATTGATATCGCTTACTTAAGTGCTATTCGTGACGGAATACCTGATATGCTCACTATGCCCCGCCTACCCCTACATACATACTTTCCTTTTTTGTAGGCATTTGTATGACAAGGTGTATTCTTACTTTAATGCTGACTAATGACAATAAACATTTCATAAACCAAACAATATTAAAGTAGGAATatcatacaaattgcatcacagtACGAAATTTTTGGACATCAGCGACGACTCACTAAACTTTTGAACACTAAATATATAATGAATGACAGTTTGTTTCACTACATAAAGTTGTGTTGTTCATTTATCATTTTGCTATTTTGACTTTATTGTGCTGTACTATTAAATCAGTTTTAATTGtaaatcacttttttttatgAGTTCTTAAATAACCAAATGAATTTtcattacattttgcagcattattaGCATTCTTGTGTCAAGCCATACCATCTACCCAATACCCCAACCCAATCCTAGTTTTCCTCTCTCATGGCTTTTGTGTGGTTAGCAAAGACTTTTCTGTCATTGCTTTGAATTGACTTGCGCTCTTTTCGCctcaccaaacgctgcaaaatgaaaatgattatGAAATTAAGTTTATGCCTGTGTATATTCACTGAAATAATCTACCTCATTTGTATCTAATAAAActttaaatacattttttactTTGTTTTAGATATTCCCAAAACGTCCAACTTTGGTCCGCGATATACGAATCCGTCCGCAGAGGAGAATATAAGGTCGCGTCCTCAGGCTGATCCAAGTGTTCATCAGCAGCCACGGTTCGGTGCAAATGATGTATACTGGGTTCGCGATCAGCAAACGACCCAAAGCGGAAGGGAAGCTTGCCAGCCATCGTTGCCGGTCCGTGATTCCGAGATAGATGTGCCAAATGAAATAGCATTATCGCCAACCAACGATTCCAGTGATGTTGGCGGCAGTGGTATTACTAGCGGTGCAGATTCCAGCAACAATACTTCGTCCGTTTCTTCTCCGGAGCATGAAAAATCCAAGCCCGGTACACAATCAAGTGAGATCCCCAAACTTTCTCTCAGTGAAAGGATAGATAATATGTTGGCATCGGAGAAGAACCAAAATGACTGTGAATGTTCCGACGAGGAATGTGAGGAGTTGGATACTCCACGCAGAAAAGAATCcaaaaagatttcttcagaagagAACCTTATTTCGGAAGCTGGAACTAGCCAAGCGATGCATGTAGCACAATTACCCATTCCGGAATCGAAAACTGATACCTCATCATCTTCATTCGACGAGTTAAATCCTGAATGTGATGCAAATGAATCGCTTCCAGAAGTAGAAATGGTTGCCTTAACGGATACGGAACCCTGGCAAGTAATCAATAATGTCGATACTTCGGACACACAAGAAAGTGCTACAAACTTACCAACTACCACAACTGCTACAATTACCGAAACGACTGATAGTTCTAGTGATTTAAATTCTTCAGACAAGTTGAATCAACCCCCGGTCAGTTGTGACCCCTTGACCCATCAGGTAGCCAGAAGACGCTCCGATAGCTATCTAATGATGATCAATAACGGTGCCAGTACAGTAGTAGTTCGATCGGTGGATCCACAGGAAACATTAGCCCAGTCTAGTCAAGCAACGTCTACCGACACCAACAAATGCTTTAAGTGTGGCAAAAGACGTAGCGGAATTCGCAAGCAGCTGAAGAAAATACGAAAGCTGCTCGATACCGCATCAGTTCCGGAGGCAGATAAACGACGTCAATTGGAGGCGTTCCTCAGCTATTTGGAACGGCGCAGTAAAGGATCAATCGAGCTCTCCGAAGGTGAATCCATAAGCGAAGACGCTAGCGTTAGCCTGGCGGAGGCGGATCCTCTGTGCGAAGGGATCGCAGCGGGATTTACTTTACCATCGCTGGGCGCCAGTGATGAAAGTCGGGTGCAAACGTCCCATTA includes:
- the LOC5566025 gene encoding dentin sialophosphoprotein, producing the protein MPCEGCNVQFGIITRKKSCYECRRLFCKNCLEKRQEKILCHNCLIFTKRPLSKVDLGQLKNKDLILYLQSKHISTAGCVEKDDLINLVIGHVNSTGSSPRSPAGSTGSGGGHGRTFHFSSASSTGGSSGNGRGGSQSGSSSRNFYATSAENCANTFDQIKNTCQNLFTSFTDKLNSDIPKTSNFGPRYTNPSAEENIRSRPQADPSVHQQPRFGANDVYWVRDQQTTQSGREACQPSLPVRDSEIDVPNEIALSPTNDSSDVGGSGITSGADSSNNTSSVSSPEHEKSKPGTQSSEIPKLSLSERIDNMLASEKNQNDCECSDEECEELDTPRRKESKKISSEENLISEAGTSQAMHVAQLPIPESKTDTSSSSFDELNPECDANESLPEVEMVALTDTEPWQVINNVDTSDTQESATNLPTTTTATITETTDSSSDLNSSDKLNQPPVSCDPLTHQVARRRSDSYLMMINNGASTVVVRSVDPQETLAQSSQATSTDTNKCFKCGKRRSGIRKQLKKIRKLLDTASVPEADKRRQLEAFLSYLERRSKGSIELSEGESISEDASVSLAEADPLCEGIAAGFTLPSLGASDESRVQTSHYPKVDEDTTIGKTNVYSSGNQQLAGMSQIKLSDIKESADLDVLSVKQLKKILVMNRVDFKGCCEKAELRERVLRLWLDHKSIVSPERLASDDLCRICMDAPINCVILECGHMATCINCGKVLSECPICRQYIVRVVRSFKV